In one Polynucleobacter sp. JS-JIR-5-A7 genomic region, the following are encoded:
- a CDS encoding Crp/Fnr family transcriptional regulator, whose product MTVLDKHPEKNLIRLQLRQNSVLKSLNETVMAELERHLEVSDLKKSEILLHQGDHQMEQYFVLDGILKRIVSSADAKEMILRFAIEKDIETSYAAWRLKTAAPYSIACVTKARVARMPLKKWAEFLDEHKSLKESFEFEVMRLMSEIMAHTITLHMLDAPGRVERFLRKYEDLFELLPKKELAAYLNLSPETLSRLKTKHKELFI is encoded by the coding sequence ATGACCGTATTAGATAAGCACCCCGAAAAAAACTTGATTCGGCTTCAGCTGAGGCAAAACTCAGTTCTCAAAAGCCTCAATGAAACTGTGATGGCCGAATTAGAGCGCCATTTAGAGGTCTCTGATCTCAAAAAATCAGAAATACTCTTGCATCAAGGCGATCACCAGATGGAGCAGTATTTTGTTCTGGATGGCATTCTCAAGCGGATTGTTTCCAGTGCAGATGCTAAGGAAATGATTTTGCGTTTTGCGATTGAAAAAGATATTGAAACGAGCTATGCAGCATGGCGCCTAAAGACCGCAGCCCCCTACAGTATTGCCTGTGTAACCAAGGCTCGTGTGGCTCGGATGCCCCTTAAAAAGTGGGCTGAGTTTCTAGATGAACATAAGTCGCTGAAGGAAAGTTTTGAATTTGAGGTCATGCGCTTGATGAGTGAGATCATGGCTCATACCATTACCTTGCATATGCTCGATGCCCCTGGCCGAGTAGAGCGCTTTTTACGCAAATATGAAGATCTCTTTGAGCTTCTCCCCAAAAAAGAGCTGGCCGCCTACCTGAATCTCTCCCCGGAGACTTTGAGTCGCCTCAAAACTAAGCATAAAGAGCTTTTTATATAA
- a CDS encoding TonB-dependent receptor domain-containing protein produces MTQQFSRKKAALLCGLAIFISPNAFSQDNVSVNATPSTLNPIIVTATRTPTKAEDVLADFVYIGPEEIAQAAQTSLADLLQQQRGIQISGYGGNGNLTNINLRGTSNSQSLLLIDGVRVDSSAAGGPILNQIPLALIDHIEIVFGAQSTLYGANAIGGVIQVFTKNGGGPTQFTASSGYGSYGTSINNAAITGSLGDANKTKYSLGFSQEHSAGFNTVASNNPCSSQNQVWGCLFPISATGYTRLGTTAQLSQEWQPGQELGIKVFATSNNYQYPNSTSQSTYQQYIGAGYEPFYGQQVNRFSTITGYSKNKINEIWESNFQMSAISNSQQVLWSNVGPNSANDKIDMPEYDFLWQNNIKVGADTLQILVERRNQYVYSSNSYNITGCDSSTTNCIVNQKRFTNSIAGSYDLKRGNHLATFSLRNDSITGFNPKTTGGAAYGYFFTPQWRGNLNYSTGYRVPTFNDMYYPGQANPNLVPETSQNAEVGLTYETKTSSNKIVAYQNKITNYIEPNLSNPANPCTLSSCMPINIGSAMIKGLSGGSTNYIGNLILRGTVDYLHAVDQNTDLYLPRRAKLTSNLALEYRMGKVNLGTNVTYTGQTYDTLYNSSLYTNSPYTLLSLYGSYEIDLHWKAFARWNNVTNVQYQTVYGYNNMGSNIFAGVSYSYR; encoded by the coding sequence ATGACACAGCAGTTCAGTAGAAAAAAAGCGGCCCTACTTTGTGGTCTGGCTATTTTTATTAGCCCTAACGCATTTTCACAAGATAATGTTTCAGTTAACGCAACGCCCTCGACATTAAATCCGATCATTGTTACAGCCACAAGAACGCCCACAAAAGCTGAAGACGTTCTAGCAGACTTTGTTTACATTGGGCCTGAAGAAATTGCGCAAGCAGCCCAAACGAGTCTGGCTGACTTATTACAACAACAAAGAGGTATTCAAATCTCAGGCTATGGTGGCAATGGTAATTTAACCAATATCAATCTTCGTGGAACGAGCAATAGCCAAAGTTTATTGCTGATAGATGGGGTGCGCGTAGATTCATCAGCTGCAGGAGGACCAATACTCAATCAAATTCCTCTGGCCTTAATTGATCACATCGAAATTGTTTTTGGCGCCCAAAGCACGCTTTATGGCGCAAATGCGATTGGTGGTGTTATTCAAGTGTTTACCAAAAATGGTGGTGGCCCCACCCAATTTACCGCTTCCTCTGGTTATGGCTCTTACGGGACCAGCATCAACAATGCTGCGATTACAGGCTCGCTTGGGGATGCCAATAAGACAAAATATTCCCTTGGATTTAGTCAGGAGCATTCCGCTGGATTTAATACTGTTGCCAGCAATAATCCATGCTCCTCTCAAAATCAAGTATGGGGGTGTCTGTTTCCAATTAGTGCAACTGGTTATACCCGCCTAGGCACTACAGCGCAACTCTCACAAGAGTGGCAACCTGGACAAGAGCTTGGCATCAAAGTTTTTGCAACATCAAATAATTATCAATACCCTAACAGCACATCTCAATCTACATACCAGCAATATATTGGCGCTGGTTATGAGCCCTTCTATGGACAACAAGTAAATCGCTTCTCAACTATCACTGGCTATAGCAAAAATAAAATAAATGAAATTTGGGAAAGCAATTTTCAGATGAGTGCTATTTCTAATTCTCAGCAAGTGCTGTGGTCTAACGTTGGCCCAAATTCTGCAAATGACAAAATAGATATGCCTGAATATGATTTTCTATGGCAAAACAATATTAAGGTTGGAGCAGACACGCTGCAGATCCTAGTTGAACGTCGAAATCAGTATGTATATTCAAGCAACTCCTATAACATAACTGGCTGCGACAGCTCCACCACCAATTGCATAGTCAATCAAAAACGCTTTACCAATTCGATCGCTGGATCATACGATCTAAAGCGTGGCAATCATTTGGCAACCTTTTCTCTGCGTAACGATAGCATCACTGGCTTCAATCCGAAGACTACTGGTGGCGCAGCTTATGGATACTTTTTTACACCTCAGTGGCGTGGCAATTTGAACTACAGCACTGGTTATCGAGTACCGACCTTCAACGATATGTACTATCCAGGACAAGCAAATCCCAACTTAGTTCCCGAGACAAGTCAGAATGCAGAAGTTGGCTTAACTTATGAAACAAAAACGAGCAGCAACAAAATTGTTGCTTACCAAAATAAGATTACTAACTATATAGAACCCAATTTAAGCAATCCCGCTAATCCGTGTACATTAAGCTCCTGCATGCCAATCAATATTGGGTCCGCAATGATCAAGGGCTTATCAGGGGGCTCAACTAATTACATCGGTAACTTGATATTAAGAGGCACAGTAGACTATTTGCATGCGGTAGATCAAAACACTGATCTTTACTTGCCAAGACGGGCAAAATTAACTTCTAACCTGGCCCTTGAATATCGCATGGGAAAAGTAAATCTAGGAACAAATGTGACCTACACTGGTCAGACATATGACACTCTCTATAATTCTTCTTTGTACACAAACAGCCCATACACTTTGCTTAGCTTATATGGAAGCTATGAAATAGATCTGCACTGGAAAGCTTTTGCAAGATGGAATAACGTAACAAACGTTCAATATCAGACTGTTTATGGATATAACAATATGGGGTCGAATATTTTTGCCGGAGTTAGCTACTCGTACCGTTAG
- the oxc gene encoding oxalyl-CoA decarboxylase: MTTDNQNTQLTDGFHLVIDALKANDLDTIFGLVGIPITDLCRLAQAEGLRFIGFRHEQHAGNAAAIAGYMTQKPGICMTVSAPGFLNGLTALANATVNCFPMILISGSSEREIVDLQQGDYEEMDQLNAAKPYCKAAYRINHIEDIGIGFARAIRAAVSGRPGGVYLDLPAQLLAQTMPVEEAKKSIFKVIDPVPRQIPAADAVARALDVLKGAKRPLILLGKGAAYAQADKEIRDLIEKSGIPYLPMSMAKGLLPDNHPQSASAARSFVLAEADAVMLVGARLNWLLAHGKGKTWGKDPKKFIQIDIQANEVDSNVQIAAPLIGDIGSCVSELLKGIASVPKPSAEWINAINEKKDKNMAKMAETLAKEATPMNFHGALRVIRDVIKKNPDVNLVNEGANTLDYCRAIVDMYKPRKRFDSGTWGIMGIGMGYAIGAAVTSGLPTVAIEGDSAFGFSGMELETVCRYNLPITTVVFNNNGVYRGTDVNPTGGADVAPTVFVKDARYDKMIEAFGGVGYYVTTPAELEAALTEAIAAGKPALINAVIDETAGTESGRLTNLNPSTASAKK, from the coding sequence ATGACAACAGATAACCAAAACACCCAATTAACTGATGGCTTTCACCTCGTGATCGATGCACTGAAAGCAAACGACCTCGATACGATTTTTGGTCTTGTTGGTATTCCAATTACTGACTTATGTCGTTTGGCTCAAGCTGAAGGTTTACGTTTTATTGGCTTCCGTCATGAGCAACATGCTGGTAATGCTGCAGCGATTGCAGGTTACATGACGCAAAAGCCGGGTATCTGCATGACTGTTTCTGCGCCAGGTTTCTTGAACGGTTTAACAGCATTGGCTAACGCTACTGTGAACTGCTTCCCAATGATTCTGATTTCTGGTTCAAGCGAACGTGAAATCGTTGACTTGCAACAAGGCGATTACGAAGAGATGGATCAGCTCAATGCTGCTAAGCCTTATTGCAAGGCTGCTTATCGTATTAATCACATTGAAGATATCGGCATCGGTTTTGCTCGCGCGATTCGTGCAGCAGTTTCTGGTCGTCCAGGTGGCGTGTATTTAGATTTGCCAGCTCAGTTGCTTGCTCAAACCATGCCGGTTGAAGAAGCTAAAAAATCGATCTTCAAAGTAATCGATCCAGTTCCACGTCAGATCCCAGCTGCTGATGCAGTTGCGCGCGCATTAGATGTTCTTAAAGGTGCCAAGCGTCCATTGATTCTCTTGGGCAAAGGCGCTGCATATGCACAAGCTGACAAAGAAATTCGTGACTTAATCGAAAAATCGGGCATCCCTTATTTGCCAATGTCCATGGCGAAAGGCTTGTTACCAGATAACCATCCACAATCAGCATCTGCAGCACGTTCATTTGTGTTGGCTGAAGCTGATGCAGTAATGTTGGTTGGTGCACGCTTGAACTGGTTGCTTGCCCACGGTAAAGGCAAGACATGGGGTAAAGATCCTAAGAAATTTATTCAAATCGATATTCAGGCGAACGAAGTGGATAGCAATGTACAAATCGCTGCGCCATTAATTGGTGATATTGGTTCGTGCGTCAGTGAACTTTTGAAGGGTATTGCTTCAGTACCTAAGCCAAGTGCTGAGTGGATCAATGCCATCAATGAGAAAAAAGATAAGAACATGGCAAAGATGGCTGAAACTTTGGCCAAAGAAGCTACGCCGATGAACTTCCACGGCGCATTGCGAGTGATTCGTGATGTGATCAAGAAGAATCCAGATGTGAACTTGGTAAACGAAGGTGCCAACACACTCGACTATTGCCGCGCGATTGTGGATATGTATAAACCTCGTAAACGTTTTGACTCTGGTACTTGGGGCATTATGGGTATTGGCATGGGCTATGCGATTGGCGCTGCAGTTACTAGTGGTTTGCCAACGGTTGCAATTGAAGGTGATAGCGCGTTTGGTTTTAGCGGTATGGAATTGGAAACGGTTTGCCGTTACAACCTGCCAATCACAACGGTTGTATTTAATAACAACGGTGTTTACCGTGGTACTGATGTAAACCCAACAGGCGGAGCTGATGTGGCGCCAACTGTGTTCGTGAAAGATGCCCGTTACGACAAGATGATTGAAGCATTTGGTGGCGTTGGTTACTACGTCACCACCCCAGCAGAATTAGAAGCAGCGTTAACGGAAGCGATTGCTGCCGGTAAACCAGCCCTCATCAATGCTGTTATTGATGAAACTGCAGGTACTGAGAGTGGACGTTTAACGAACTTGAACCCATCCACAGCAAGTGCTAAGAAATAA
- the frc gene encoding formyl-CoA transferase, which yields MTKPLDGIRIIDFTHVQAGPACTQLLAWYGADVIKVERPGSGDVTRSQLRDIPGADALYFTMLNGNKRSLTLDTKTQEGKEVLEKMIKTSDVMVENFGPGALDRMGFSWKRIQELNPKMIMASVKGFSDGHSYEDLKVYENVAQCAGGAASTTGFWDGPPTVSAAALGDSNTGMHLAIGILTALMQREKTGRGQKVSCSMQDAVLNLCRVKLRDQQRLDKVGYLEEYPQYPHGSFTDVVPRGGNAGGGGQPGWVLKCKGWETDPNAYIYFTIQGHAWEPITKALGKPEWATDPAYMTAEARQDKIFDIFATIEDWLKDKTKYEAVDILRKFDIPCAPVLSMKELAASPDLRKSGSIVEVDHKVRGKYLTIGSPIKFSDLEIEVKPSPVLGEHTDEVLSDLGYSTDDIAKLHAAKAV from the coding sequence ATGACTAAACCATTAGACGGTATTCGCATCATTGACTTCACCCACGTTCAAGCGGGTCCTGCATGTACTCAGCTGTTGGCTTGGTATGGTGCAGACGTTATCAAAGTAGAGCGTCCAGGCTCTGGTGACGTAACGCGTAGCCAATTACGTGACATTCCAGGTGCAGATGCTTTGTACTTCACGATGCTCAACGGTAACAAGCGTTCTTTGACGCTCGACACGAAGACCCAAGAGGGTAAAGAAGTGTTGGAAAAAATGATCAAGACTTCTGATGTGATGGTTGAGAACTTCGGTCCCGGTGCTTTGGATCGTATGGGATTTTCTTGGAAGCGTATTCAAGAATTAAACCCAAAGATGATCATGGCTTCTGTAAAAGGCTTTAGCGATGGCCATTCATACGAAGACTTAAAAGTGTATGAGAACGTTGCTCAGTGTGCTGGTGGCGCTGCTTCTACTACTGGTTTCTGGGATGGTCCTCCTACAGTTTCTGCAGCAGCATTAGGTGACTCTAATACTGGTATGCACTTGGCAATTGGTATTTTGACTGCTTTGATGCAACGTGAAAAAACAGGCCGTGGTCAAAAAGTTTCTTGCTCAATGCAAGACGCTGTATTGAACTTATGCCGCGTGAAGTTGCGCGATCAACAGCGTTTAGACAAAGTGGGTTACTTGGAAGAGTATCCACAGTACCCACACGGCTCATTCACTGACGTAGTGCCACGTGGCGGTAACGCTGGTGGTGGCGGTCAGCCAGGTTGGGTGTTGAAGTGTAAGGGCTGGGAGACTGATCCAAACGCATACATCTACTTCACCATTCAAGGTCATGCTTGGGAGCCAATTACTAAAGCTTTGGGCAAACCAGAGTGGGCAACTGATCCTGCATACATGACTGCCGAAGCTCGTCAAGACAAGATTTTTGATATCTTTGCAACCATTGAAGATTGGCTCAAAGACAAGACTAAGTACGAAGCTGTGGATATCCTCCGCAAGTTCGATATTCCATGTGCTCCAGTGCTTTCCATGAAAGAATTGGCTGCATCACCAGACTTGCGTAAGAGCGGTTCGATCGTTGAAGTTGACCACAAAGTACGTGGTAAATATTTGACTATCGGCAGCCCAATCAAGTTCTCTGATTTGGAAATTGAAGTGAAGCCATCTCCTGTGTTGGGTGAGCACACTGATGAAGTGTTATCTGACCTTGGTTACAGTACGGATGACATCGCTAAGTTGCACGCAGCTAAAGC